One genomic region from Coffea eugenioides isolate CCC68of unplaced genomic scaffold, Ceug_1.0 ScVebR1_3323;HRSCAF=4519, whole genome shotgun sequence encodes:
- the LOC113757788 gene encoding uncharacterized protein LOC113757788 produces the protein MAVIGSQIGDVELYLVQEFHIRLLESKLERCNVGAAKSSVSKEDCCYIDITFDDCTTFKDTTVPVEVIEEEDDCIVDDDAELESTDAESFHDSDYDFSKDEDDVIFPKVVARKTAACKQESNKNGADEDDLNLYGGDPIVVHEESATINTEDLNNCCESSDEDSLRIRKPRYIRFRPEIDMAEPKFYAGLLFDDKQIFKRAVDYCGVKWGKVFQWKKNDIRRMRANCKDANCSWFIYASKEANNDAFVIRTMGPPCHCGRTCYHKRANSGFLSRHYMEFLRLNKKVTVAQFMEKVHLELNVNITKHQASKTFMKAKLLIHGSYKNQYRKLWDYCEELLTCNPETTVHMETILDESSGKDRFLRLYICFEALKRGFKVGCRRVIEVDVCHLKGPHLGILLTTVGIDANDCIYPVAYAVVEVENKNSWKWFIEFLKYDLSISEQKSWTIISDRQKGLGSTIEEVIPE, from the exons ATGGCTGTCATAGGAAGCCAAATTGGTGATGTTGAACTATATTTGGTGCAAGAATTTCATATTAGGCTGTTGGAGAGTAAATTAGAAAGGTGTAATGTTGGTGCGGCTAAGTCTAGTGTGTCAAAAGAAGATTGTTGTTATATTGACATAACCTTCGATGATTGCACTACCTTTAAAGATACTACAGTGCCAGTTGAAGTTATTGAGGAAGAAGATGACTGCATTGTTGATGATGATGCAGAATTAGAGTCTACTGATGCTGAAAGTTTTCATGATAGTGATTATGACTTTAGCAAAGATGAAGATGATGTGATTTTTCCAAAAGTTGTTGCTA GAAAAACAGCAGCATGCAAACAAGAAAGTAACAAAAATGGGGCTGACGAGGATGACTTGAATCTATATGGTGGAGATCCCATTGTAGTGCATGAAGAATCAGCCACAATCAACACTGAGGATCTAAATAACTGCTGTGAGTCCTCGGATGAGGACAGTTTAAGAATAAGGAAGCCAAGATATATCAGGTTTAGGCCTGAAATTGACATGGCAGAACCAAAATTTTATGCTGGGTTGTTATTCGACGATAAACAAATCTTCAAGAGAGCAGTTGATTACTGTGGTGTGAAATGGGGAAAAGTTTTTCAATGGAAAAAGAATGATATTAGAAGAATGAGGGCTAATTGCAAGGATGCAAATTGCAGCTGGTTCATTTATGCTTCTAAAGAGGCTAATAATGATGCATTTGTCATACGAACCATGGGACCACCTTGTCATTGTGGTAGGACATGTTATCACAAAAGGGCCAATTCAGGTTTCTTAAGTAGACATTACATGGAATTCCTTAGgctgaataagaaggtgacagtTGCACAATTCATGGAAAAAGTTCACCTTGAACTCAATGTCAACATCACTAAGCACCAGGCAAGCAAGACTTTCATGAAGGCCAAGTTGTTGATTCATGGTAGTTACAAAAATCAATACAGAAAGCTGTGGGACTATTGTGAAGAACTGCTTACATGTAATCCCGAGACAACAGTGCATATGGAGACCATACTTGACGAAAGCAGTGGTAAGGATAGATTTTTAAGATTGTATATATGCTTTGAAGCGTTGAAAAGAGGGTTCAAAGTTGGTTGTAGACGTGTGATTGAGGTGGATGTTTGTCACTTGAAGGGTCCCCATCTAGGAATATTGTTAACAACAGTTGGTATTGATGCAAATGACTGCATTTATCCTGTTGCTTATGCCGTGGTGGAGGTCGAAAATAAAAATTCTTGGAAGTGGTTCATAGAATTCTTGAAGTATGATTTGTCAATTTCTGAACAGAAGAGCTGGACTATCATTAGTGATAGGCAAAAG GGTTTAGGATCTACTATTGAAGAAGTGATTCCAGAGTAG